In a genomic window of Mycolicibacterium neoaurum VKM Ac-1815D:
- a CDS encoding (Fe-S)-binding protein: MTAVVLVFAAKRVLWLTKLISSGQKLGDERGRKDDLVRRFLNQNKEVFAQSKLLKWSIPGIAHFFTMWGFFVLATVYLEAYGVLFDPEFHIPFVGRWAVLGFLQDFFALMVFLGIVTFAIIRIAREPKKIGRESRFYGSHTGGAWEILFMIFLVIATYALFRGAAVNVLDERFPYQNGAFLSDGVAWLLAPLGPTANMWIETIALMGHIGVMLVFLLIVLHSKHLHIGLAPINVTFKRLPDGLGPLLPMEHKGEKIDFDDPADDAVFGRGKIEDFTWKGYLDFTTCTECGRCQSQCPAWNTGKPLSPKLVIMNLRDHMFAKAPYLIEGKPMPEEGSVDFAELGDSLHGHGVPEDGFARIEGSGPEQALRPLVGTAEQGGVIDPDVLWSCTNCGACVEQCPVDIEHIDHIVDMRRYQVMVESEFPGELGVLFKNLENKGNPWGQNAKDRTNWIDEVDFDVPVYGQDVESFDGFEYLFWVGCAGAYEDRAKKTTKAVAELLATAGVKFLVLGTGETCTGDSARRAGNEFLFQQLAAQNVETINELFEGVETAKRKVVVTCPHCYNTINREYPQLGSDYQVVHHTQLLNRLVREKRLIPINPVGQDVTYHDPCFLGRHNKEYEAPRELVGAAGAKLTEMPRHADRGLCCGAGGARMWMEEHIGKRVNQERTEEALDTGASAIATGCPFCRVMITDGVDEVATATDRQKAEVLDVAQLLLASLETSLYTLPEKGTAAKWSAELAEKRAEAEAAAAPAVEEAAEEEAVAEETATPAKAAAPAAAAPVKGLGIAGAAKRPGAKKAAPAASAPAAAPAAETAAPVKGLGIAGGAKRPGAKKAAPAAAAPAATPAETAPAEPAKPEPEVKGLGIASGARRPGAKKAPAAPAAAAPAATPAETTTSQDTAGADTGIEESKPEPPVVGLGIAAGARRPGAKKAAAPKPAAAAPAAPEAPEAAVVPETAAASEPAEPEPAPAPTSNGSGGDARVVGDEPPVKGLGIAKGARRPGKR, from the coding sequence ATGACCGCCGTCGTGTTGGTGTTTGCTGCAAAGCGCGTCCTGTGGCTCACCAAGCTGATCAGCTCGGGCCAGAAGCTCGGCGACGAACGCGGCCGCAAGGACGATCTCGTCCGCCGATTCCTGAACCAGAACAAGGAAGTCTTCGCCCAGTCGAAGCTCCTCAAGTGGTCCATCCCCGGCATCGCGCACTTCTTCACCATGTGGGGCTTCTTCGTCCTGGCCACGGTGTACCTGGAGGCCTACGGCGTCCTGTTCGACCCCGAGTTCCACATTCCCTTCGTCGGCCGCTGGGCCGTGCTGGGCTTCCTGCAGGATTTCTTCGCCCTCATGGTGTTCCTGGGCATCGTCACCTTCGCGATCATCCGCATCGCCCGCGAACCCAAGAAGATCGGTCGCGAATCTCGGTTCTACGGCTCGCACACCGGTGGCGCCTGGGAGATCTTGTTCATGATCTTCCTGGTCATCGCGACCTACGCGCTGTTCCGCGGTGCCGCGGTGAACGTGCTCGACGAACGCTTCCCCTACCAGAACGGCGCGTTCCTCTCCGACGGAGTCGCCTGGCTGCTGGCCCCGCTCGGACCGACCGCGAACATGTGGATCGAGACCATCGCGCTGATGGGTCACATCGGCGTGATGCTGGTGTTCCTGCTGATCGTGCTGCATTCCAAGCACCTGCACATCGGCCTGGCGCCCATCAACGTCACCTTCAAGCGGCTGCCCGACGGCCTCGGCCCGCTGCTGCCGATGGAGCACAAGGGCGAGAAGATCGACTTCGACGATCCCGCCGACGACGCGGTGTTCGGCCGCGGCAAGATCGAGGACTTCACCTGGAAGGGCTACCTCGACTTCACCACCTGTACCGAGTGCGGACGTTGCCAGTCGCAATGCCCGGCCTGGAACACCGGTAAGCCGTTGTCGCCCAAGCTCGTCATCATGAACCTGCGCGACCACATGTTCGCCAAGGCGCCCTACCTGATCGAGGGCAAGCCCATGCCCGAGGAGGGCTCGGTCGACTTCGCCGAGCTCGGCGACAGCCTGCACGGACACGGTGTGCCCGAGGACGGCTTCGCACGCATCGAAGGTTCCGGCCCCGAGCAGGCGCTGCGCCCGCTGGTCGGCACCGCCGAACAGGGCGGCGTCATCGATCCCGACGTGCTGTGGTCCTGCACCAACTGCGGCGCCTGCGTGGAGCAGTGCCCGGTGGACATCGAGCACATCGACCACATCGTCGACATGCGCCGCTACCAGGTGATGGTCGAATCCGAGTTCCCCGGTGAGCTCGGTGTGCTGTTCAAGAACCTGGAGAACAAGGGCAACCCCTGGGGCCAGAACGCCAAGGACCGCACCAACTGGATCGACGAGGTCGACTTCGACGTCCCGGTCTACGGCCAGGACGTGGAGTCCTTCGACGGGTTCGAGTACCTGTTCTGGGTCGGCTGCGCCGGCGCCTACGAGGACCGCGCCAAGAAGACCACCAAGGCCGTCGCCGAACTGCTGGCCACCGCGGGTGTGAAGTTCCTGGTGCTCGGCACCGGTGAGACCTGCACCGGCGACTCGGCCCGCCGCGCGGGTAACGAGTTCCTGTTCCAGCAGCTGGCCGCGCAGAACGTCGAGACCATCAACGAGCTGTTCGAGGGTGTCGAGACCGCCAAGCGCAAGGTCGTGGTGACCTGCCCGCACTGCTACAACACGATCAACCGCGAGTACCCGCAGCTCGGGTCCGACTACCAGGTCGTGCACCACACGCAGCTGCTCAACCGCCTGGTCCGCGAGAAGCGGCTCATCCCGATCAACCCCGTCGGCCAGGACGTCACCTACCACGACCCCTGCTTCCTCGGGCGCCACAACAAGGAGTACGAGGCACCGCGTGAGCTGGTCGGTGCGGCCGGCGCGAAGCTCACCGAGATGCCCCGGCACGCCGACCGCGGCCTGTGCTGTGGTGCCGGTGGCGCCCGGATGTGGATGGAAGAGCACATCGGCAAGCGCGTCAACCAGGAGCGCACCGAGGAGGCCCTGGACACCGGCGCCTCGGCCATCGCGACCGGCTGCCCGTTCTGCCGCGTCATGATCACCGACGGTGTCGACGAGGTGGCCACGGCGACCGACCGGCAGAAGGCAGAGGTGCTCGACGTGGCACAGCTGCTGCTGGCCTCGCTGGAGACCAGCCTCTACACGCTGCCCGAGAAGGGCACCGCGGCCAAGTGGTCGGCCGAGCTCGCCGAGAAGCGGGCCGAAGCCGAGGCCGCCGCCGCACCTGCGGTCGAAGAGGCCGCCGAAGAGGAAGCGGTCGCCGAGGAGACGGCCACTCCCGCGAAGGCCGCGGCTCCGGCCGCCGCCGCACCCGTCAAGGGCCTGGGCATCGCCGGTGCCGCAAAGCGTCCCGGCGCCAAGAAGGCCGCACCGGCAGCATCGGCACCCGCGGCCGCACCGGCCGCCGAGACGGCCGCTCCGGTCAAGGGTCTGGGCATCGCCGGTGGCGCCAAGCGTCCGGGCGCGAAGAAGGCCGCACCCGCGGCAGCGGCACCCGCCGCGACCCCGGCGGAGACGGCACCGGCCGAGCCTGCGAAGCCCGAACCCGAGGTCAAGGGATTGGGGATCGCCTCCGGCGCCCGCCGTCCGGGGGCCAAGAAGGCCCCAGCGGCACCCGCGGCAGCGGCACCCGCCGCGACCCCGGCGGAGACGACCACCTCGCAGGACACCGCCGGTGCGGATACGGGGATCGAGGAGTCCAAGCCCGAGCCGCCCGTCGTCGGATTGGGTATCGCCGCAGGCGCTCGTCGTCCCGGGGCGAAGAAGGCCGCCGCGCCCAAGCCCGCCGCCGCCGCACCTGCGGCGCCCGAGGCTCCGGAAGCCGCTGTGGTTCCTGAAACCGCTGCGGCCTCTGAACCGGCCGAGCCCGAGCCCGCACCGGCGCCGACCTCCAACGGTTCCGGTGGGGACGCCCGCGTCGTGGGTGACGAGCCCCCGGTGAAGGGTCTGGGCATCGCCAAGGGAGCCCGTCGGCCCGGTAAGCGCTGA
- the iniR gene encoding isoniazid response ATPase/transcriptional regulator IniR — MIPALLQAPADPVRVLVTGGIGTGKTTLLGTVRTALRSAGVPVLSRVPQAGEVVSAALVIDDAHLLDDDQLAVLTELAADTDRTVVVACEPSVHRDALRALTIALTREGPAVPLGPWTGAEIHRAAAEKSGGSPDAEFVAAVQTATAGLPFLVHAAVSAPQRPPADSARFALVERLRQIPQPVLDTVLLCSLVSGLGADDIAAALGLDIDPARQLVGEAHAGGLLAAGRHRGFVRTVHRAAAEVVGAARHHDLELSLLRTQIQMSTLTVDLALAMAEHGLRDPQLAAALADLAVDNRDQPAQAARLYRAAADAGSTELSAELADALALSGDCAAAARLADELLSATDPVQRAAAVRVAASVAIHDGGAAQAGDVFAWLGPYPDAVIASAAAVVAIGTGDAAAARAALAMPDAGPPTSTARASRRLAEGLLESLTAPFPTAIATLSQAVTADHPISVVIPDSPSALVTLAALHGGDAVRARSIIGRATRGHPEPFTAHRHRLLWGWSRMLDGRLAGANAEVAATDGATLHRRDALWAAALRTAIARRNGDSGGVQKHWYAAMEVLSEYSLDLYSLLPLGELWVAAARLRLVDQVQHHIDTAFDLLNRLGKPVLWSVPLHWAGVHAGILSNSPDAVAPHGHALTTAAPHSSFARALAAAGRTWLRVLANQVDVDEVTAAANGLAQFGLTWDATRLASQAALQTPDPRISGVMLQLARDLKITMADPDGSDGDLAHRPDGPVPGTDPTTPPTSAPARPTAPSTLSDREREVAELLLLGMPYRDIGSQLFISAKTVEHHVARIRRRLGAESRSEMLSMLRALLGTTA; from the coding sequence GTGATCCCGGCGCTGCTGCAGGCACCGGCCGATCCGGTCCGGGTGCTGGTCACCGGCGGGATCGGGACCGGTAAGACGACGTTGCTCGGCACGGTGCGCACCGCGCTGCGCAGCGCCGGGGTTCCCGTGCTGAGCCGGGTCCCGCAGGCCGGGGAAGTCGTTTCCGCGGCGCTGGTCATCGATGATGCGCACCTTCTCGACGACGACCAGTTGGCCGTGTTGACCGAGCTCGCGGCCGACACCGACCGCACCGTCGTAGTGGCCTGCGAACCCTCGGTGCACCGGGATGCCCTGCGCGCCTTGACCATTGCCCTCACCAGAGAGGGACCCGCTGTCCCGCTTGGCCCGTGGACGGGGGCCGAGATCCATCGCGCCGCGGCCGAGAAGAGCGGTGGCTCCCCCGACGCCGAGTTCGTCGCGGCGGTGCAGACCGCGACGGCCGGCCTGCCGTTCCTGGTGCACGCCGCGGTGTCCGCACCGCAGCGCCCGCCGGCCGATTCGGCCCGCTTCGCCCTGGTGGAGCGGCTACGCCAGATACCGCAACCGGTCCTGGACACCGTGTTGCTGTGCTCGCTGGTGTCCGGCCTGGGAGCCGACGATATCGCCGCGGCGCTGGGCCTGGACATCGACCCGGCCCGGCAGCTCGTCGGCGAGGCGCATGCCGGCGGGCTGCTCGCCGCAGGCCGGCATCGGGGTTTTGTCAGGACCGTGCACCGTGCGGCCGCCGAGGTCGTCGGAGCCGCCCGCCATCACGACCTCGAACTGTCACTGCTGCGCACCCAGATCCAGATGTCCACGCTGACAGTCGATCTGGCTCTCGCAATGGCCGAGCACGGGCTGCGGGATCCGCAACTGGCCGCGGCGCTGGCGGACCTGGCCGTCGACAACCGCGACCAACCGGCGCAGGCGGCACGGTTGTACCGCGCGGCCGCCGACGCCGGCTCGACCGAGCTCAGTGCCGAACTCGCCGACGCACTCGCCCTCAGCGGGGACTGCGCGGCCGCGGCGCGGCTGGCCGACGAGCTGCTCTCCGCGACCGATCCGGTCCAGCGCGCCGCCGCGGTCCGGGTCGCGGCCAGCGTCGCCATCCACGATGGTGGTGCGGCACAGGCCGGCGACGTGTTCGCCTGGCTGGGCCCCTACCCCGACGCCGTCATCGCATCCGCCGCCGCAGTGGTCGCGATCGGTACCGGCGACGCCGCGGCGGCCCGCGCCGCCCTGGCGATGCCGGACGCCGGACCGCCGACGTCGACCGCGCGGGCATCGCGCCGGCTGGCCGAAGGTCTGCTCGAGTCGCTGACGGCGCCGTTCCCGACCGCGATCGCGACGTTGAGCCAGGCGGTCACGGCCGACCACCCGATATCGGTCGTCATCCCCGACAGCCCGTCCGCTCTGGTCACCCTCGCCGCGCTGCACGGTGGCGACGCGGTCCGTGCCCGCAGCATCATCGGCAGGGCGACCCGCGGACACCCCGAACCCTTCACCGCCCACCGGCACCGGCTGCTGTGGGGATGGTCGCGGATGCTCGACGGCCGGTTGGCCGGGGCCAACGCCGAGGTCGCCGCGACCGACGGCGCGACGTTGCATCGCCGCGATGCGCTGTGGGCGGCGGCATTGCGCACCGCGATCGCGCGCCGCAACGGTGACAGCGGCGGGGTGCAGAAGCATTGGTATGCGGCCATGGAGGTGCTCTCGGAGTACTCGCTGGACCTCTACTCTCTGCTGCCGCTCGGGGAGCTGTGGGTGGCGGCGGCCCGGTTACGCCTGGTCGACCAGGTGCAGCACCACATCGACACCGCCTTCGACCTGCTGAACCGGCTCGGCAAACCGGTCCTGTGGTCGGTGCCGTTGCACTGGGCGGGCGTGCACGCCGGCATCCTGTCCAACTCCCCCGACGCCGTGGCACCGCACGGGCACGCGCTGACGACGGCGGCGCCGCACAGCAGCTTCGCCCGCGCGCTCGCGGCGGCGGGCCGCACCTGGCTTCGGGTGTTGGCCAATCAGGTCGATGTCGACGAGGTCACCGCGGCCGCCAACGGCCTGGCGCAGTTCGGACTCACCTGGGATGCGACCCGACTGGCCAGCCAGGCGGCGCTGCAGACACCGGATCCGCGCATCTCGGGCGTGATGCTGCAACTGGCCCGCGATCTCAAGATCACCATGGCGGACCCGGACGGATCCGACGGTGATCTTGCCCACAGACCTGACGGCCCGGTTCCGGGCACCGATCCGACCACGCCACCCACTTCCGCGCCGGCCCGGCCGACAGCGCCGTCGACGCTGTCCGACCGCGAGCGCGAGGTGGCCGAACTCCTTCTCCTCGGAATGCCCTACCGCGATATCGGCAGCCAGTTGTTCATCTCCGCCAAGACCGTCGAGCATCACGTCGCCCGCATCCGTCGCCGGCTGGGCGCGGAGTCCCGTTCGGAGATGCTGTCGATGCTGCGTGCGCTGCTCGGAACGACCGCCTGA
- a CDS encoding Hsp70 family protein, translating to MSDSLGLSVGATNLVAARAGRAPVTRRSVLTVFTDRAPEVGVPSENPNLSGQGLVLGGFVDRVGDPVPLVASDGSSHRGEQVLAEALDAMAHTVGGGNPITIAVPAHWSGNVVAALQGALRSKPGLANAALVPDSIAALAGLRTAGNLPSSGVVALVDLGGSGTSVTLADAGAQLAPIGATLRYPEFSGDQIDQALLNHVITGIADAGAADPAGTAAVGSLGRLRDECRRAKERLSAETATAIPAELPGFSSEVRVTRSELEQLIEEPLNGLLGAIDELLQHNNIGPGDISAVATVGGGAAIPLVTQRLSERLQAPVSTAPLAAAGVAAGAALVADLASEAGAATGLAPVASPDAAPTGMAPTMGWAGATPPAEEGPSGGLAWSQDEDAPTGEPVPYQGPDYQTGYTPSPTDARPQLEFATGEDDYPAEPAPLPWYKRPPLLFGAAAAAALLAVGGLAVTLTGNSGPSGPVTETATSFSTEPVQTTQTVTVTGENGVVTTSEIPPPPPPPSSSSTTTTPSTTSSTTTTTTTTTTTTTTTTTTTTTPPTTTTPPVTTTQPPVTTTQPVVTTTAAPAPEPAPEPAPEPVDPVIDGAA from the coding sequence ATGAGCGACTCGCTGGGGTTGTCCGTCGGGGCGACCAATTTGGTGGCGGCCCGCGCAGGTCGTGCGCCGGTCACCCGACGGTCCGTGCTGACCGTGTTCACCGACCGGGCCCCCGAGGTGGGCGTCCCGAGCGAGAACCCGAACCTGAGCGGCCAGGGCCTGGTGCTCGGCGGGTTCGTCGACCGGGTCGGCGACCCGGTGCCGCTGGTGGCTTCCGACGGCTCCTCACACCGTGGCGAGCAGGTGCTCGCGGAAGCACTCGACGCGATGGCCCACACCGTCGGCGGGGGCAATCCGATCACCATCGCGGTCCCGGCCCACTGGTCGGGCAACGTGGTGGCCGCCCTGCAGGGTGCACTGCGCAGCAAACCGGGTCTGGCCAATGCCGCCCTGGTGCCGGATTCCATTGCCGCACTTGCCGGTCTGCGCACCGCCGGTAACCTGCCGTCCTCCGGCGTGGTCGCGCTCGTCGATCTCGGTGGCAGCGGCACCAGTGTGACGCTCGCCGATGCGGGCGCCCAGCTCGCCCCGATCGGCGCGACGCTGCGCTACCCGGAATTCTCCGGTGACCAGATCGACCAGGCGCTGCTCAACCACGTCATCACCGGAATCGCCGATGCCGGTGCGGCCGACCCGGCCGGAACGGCGGCCGTCGGATCATTGGGCCGGCTGCGCGACGAATGCCGCCGCGCCAAGGAACGGCTGTCCGCCGAAACGGCGACCGCGATCCCGGCCGAACTCCCCGGATTCAGCTCCGAGGTCCGGGTCACCCGATCCGAGCTCGAGCAACTGATCGAAGAGCCGCTGAACGGCCTGCTGGGCGCCATCGACGAGCTGTTGCAGCACAACAATATTGGACCGGGCGACATCTCGGCGGTCGCGACCGTCGGCGGCGGTGCGGCCATTCCGCTTGTCACGCAGCGTCTTTCCGAACGCTTGCAGGCGCCGGTGAGCACCGCGCCGCTGGCGGCTGCCGGTGTGGCCGCGGGTGCGGCGCTGGTGGCCGACCTGGCGTCGGAGGCCGGCGCCGCGACCGGGCTGGCTCCGGTGGCCTCCCCGGATGCGGCACCGACCGGCATGGCGCCGACGATGGGCTGGGCCGGCGCAACACCCCCCGCCGAGGAGGGACCGTCGGGTGGGTTGGCCTGGTCCCAGGACGAGGACGCCCCCACCGGCGAGCCCGTGCCGTATCAGGGGCCGGACTATCAAACCGGTTACACCCCAAGCCCTACCGATGCCCGCCCGCAGCTCGAATTCGCCACCGGCGAGGACGACTATCCCGCCGAACCGGCGCCACTGCCCTGGTACAAGCGGCCACCACTGCTGTTCGGCGCCGCGGCCGCAGCGGCGCTGCTGGCCGTCGGCGGGTTGGCGGTCACGCTGACCGGCAACAGTGGACCCAGCGGCCCCGTCACCGAAACCGCGACAAGCTTCTCGACCGAGCCGGTGCAGACCACCCAGACGGTCACCGTCACCGGTGAGAACGGCGTTGTCACCACCTCGGAGATCCCGCCGCCACCGCCGCCCCCGTCCAGCAGCAGCACCACGACGACGCCGTCCACCACCTCGTCGACGACCACCACGACCACCACCACGACGACGACAACGACGACCACCACGACGACCACGACGACGCCGCCCACGACGACGACTCCGCCGGTGACCACCACCCAGCCTCCGGTGACCACCACGCAGCCGGTCGTCACCACCACGGCGGCCCCTGCCCCCGAACCGGCGCCAGAACCGGCGCCCGAGCCGGTGGATCCCGTCATAGACGGCGCCGCCTAG
- a CDS encoding Rv0340 family IniB-related protein, translated as MSNSLLDFVMAVVRDPDVAASYAADPTQAIADAGLTDITIADVNQLIPVVSETVAPAADANVWATGAATAAFDAFGIDDAVPTTVDDLHHLDIPAVVDTAPEIHDVGGTLDDVFTGQDLPASPVIVDEPVADPVFEPVVADWSLPEQPVDPEHHDFHTFD; from the coding sequence ATGAGTAACTCGCTGCTCGACTTCGTGATGGCGGTGGTGCGTGACCCCGATGTCGCGGCAAGCTATGCCGCCGACCCTACCCAGGCGATCGCCGATGCCGGGCTGACCGACATCACCATCGCCGATGTGAACCAGCTTATTCCGGTGGTCAGCGAGACCGTGGCTCCCGCCGCCGATGCCAACGTCTGGGCCACGGGCGCGGCCACCGCGGCGTTCGACGCCTTCGGTATCGATGACGCGGTCCCGACAACGGTCGATGACCTGCACCATCTCGATATTCCTGCGGTGGTGGACACCGCGCCGGAGATCCACGATGTCGGTGGCACCCTCGACGACGTGTTCACCGGTCAGGACCTCCCGGCAAGTCCGGTGATCGTCGACGAGCCGGTCGCCGACCCGGTGTTCGAACCCGTCGTGGCCGATTGGTCGCTGCCCGAGCAGCCCGTCGACCCCGAGCACCACGACTTCCACACCTTCGACTGA
- a CDS encoding IniB N-terminal domain-containing protein has protein sequence MTTIIDYILDLFRSPDVAGAFIADPEQALRDAGLPNVTAAQLHAVAATAAPAGVALGGGDPILGLQRAVADHHSLANSFAPMYAPQRTFAPETDIASHNRTNAEFLSPDQSSGANSQVGGFNLGFGDITFGNKTANTATDGGVVVDGNNAGTVTTGNGNVVGDENVTGKDIVVGDDNVTGHHNVVGDENVTDNSEVDVKTGNHSPVIVGSENEVHDNSQIAGDDIISGNKSPVLNDVDTSGGHGGGAVAGGGLLGGGSAAGGDGGHGGGITIVDNSGEIDNSADHTLVDHSEHTAVDNSVDNSVGIHTNMDTHVETNIDAGLF, from the coding sequence ATGACCACCATCATCGACTACATCCTCGACCTGTTCCGCAGCCCCGATGTGGCAGGCGCCTTCATCGCCGACCCGGAGCAGGCGTTGCGCGACGCCGGTCTGCCCAACGTCACCGCGGCCCAGCTGCACGCTGTCGCCGCCACGGCCGCACCGGCCGGTGTCGCCCTCGGCGGCGGGGACCCCATCCTCGGCCTGCAGCGCGCGGTTGCCGACCACCACAGCCTGGCCAACTCGTTCGCCCCGATGTACGCCCCGCAGCGCACCTTCGCACCGGAGACCGACATCGCCAGCCACAACCGGACCAACGCCGAGTTCCTCAGCCCGGACCAGAGCTCCGGGGCCAACTCTCAGGTCGGCGGCTTCAACCTGGGCTTCGGTGACATCACCTTCGGCAACAAGACCGCCAACACCGCCACCGACGGCGGCGTCGTCGTCGACGGCAACAACGCGGGCACCGTCACCACCGGCAACGGCAACGTGGTCGGCGACGAGAATGTCACCGGCAAGGACATCGTGGTCGGCGACGACAACGTCACCGGTCACCACAACGTCGTCGGCGACGAGAACGTCACCGACAATTCCGAGGTCGACGTCAAGACCGGCAACCACTCGCCGGTCATCGTGGGCAGCGAGAACGAGGTGCATGACAACTCGCAGATCGCCGGCGACGACATCATCTCCGGCAACAAGAGCCCGGTGCTCAACGATGTCGACACCAGCGGCGGCCACGGCGGCGGCGCGGTGGCCGGCGGCGGCCTCCTCGGCGGCGGCAGCGCCGCCGGTGGCGACGGTGGTCACGGCGGTGGCATCACCATCGTCGACAACTCCGGTGAGATCGACAACAGCGCCGACCACACCCTGGTCGACCACTCCGAGCACACCGCCGTCGACAACTCGGTCGACAACTCGGTCGGCATCCACACCAACATGGACACCCACGTCGAGACCAATATCGACGCCGGACTGTTCTAA
- a CDS encoding dynamin family protein, with protein sequence MTTNAPTSSDPRKTKVIVELIDHTTRIAELYERTDLVERLRVAKNKIADPHIRVVIAGQLKQGKSQLLNSLLNLPVARVGDDESTVVATVVSYAEEPSARLVLAGPGGLEYAPIEMADLKKDLRRLPVALGREVVRAEVGAPAPMLKNGLTFIDTPGVGGHGQPHLSATLGLLPDADALLMVSDTSQEFTEPELTFIRQAVEICPVAAVIATKTDLYPYWRDIVGVDTAHLGRAGVQIPVIPASSVLRGHAISLNDKELNAESNFPAIISFLSEKVMSRETDRIRDHVVTEIRAAAEHLRLSIDTELAALDDPATREKLTAELERRKQEAQNALQQTALWQQRLNDGIADLTADIDHDLRNRFRHITAHTEKVIDGCDPTLHWAEVGAELEDAVATAVGDNFVWAYQRADALAAEVARLFMEAGLDAVELPQVSARDMGAGFGEFKSLARLEAKPIKAGHKVVTGMRGSYGGILMFGMLTSFAGLGMFNPLSLGAGFLLGRKAYKEDMENRMLRVRNEAKTNVRRFVDDVSFVVNKESRDRLRAIQRQLRDHYRSIADQTSRSLNESLQAALSSAKLEEAERDTRIKELRRQLDILRQVIENTDKLVGG encoded by the coding sequence ATGACGACGAACGCGCCGACGAGCTCAGATCCTCGCAAGACGAAGGTCATCGTCGAGCTCATCGACCACACCACCAGAATCGCCGAGCTCTACGAGCGCACCGATCTGGTGGAACGGCTACGGGTCGCCAAGAACAAGATCGCCGATCCGCACATCCGGGTGGTCATCGCCGGACAGCTCAAACAAGGCAAGAGTCAGCTGCTGAACTCGCTGCTCAACCTGCCGGTCGCCCGCGTCGGCGACGATGAGAGCACGGTCGTGGCGACCGTCGTCTCCTATGCCGAGGAACCGTCGGCTCGCCTGGTCCTGGCCGGACCGGGTGGGCTGGAGTACGCGCCCATCGAGATGGCCGACCTCAAGAAGGACCTGCGCCGGCTGCCGGTCGCGCTGGGCCGGGAGGTAGTGCGCGCGGAGGTGGGCGCACCCGCGCCGATGCTCAAGAACGGCCTCACCTTCATCGACACCCCCGGCGTGGGCGGGCATGGGCAGCCGCACCTTTCGGCCACGCTGGGCCTGTTGCCCGATGCCGACGCGCTGTTGATGGTCAGCGATACCAGCCAGGAGTTCACCGAACCGGAACTGACGTTCATCCGGCAGGCTGTCGAGATCTGCCCGGTGGCCGCCGTCATCGCCACCAAGACCGATCTGTACCCGTACTGGCGCGATATCGTCGGCGTCGACACCGCGCACCTGGGCCGCGCCGGTGTCCAGATCCCGGTGATCCCGGCCAGTTCGGTGCTGCGCGGACATGCCATCAGCCTCAACGACAAGGAGCTCAACGCCGAGTCGAACTTCCCGGCCATCATCTCATTCCTTTCCGAGAAGGTGATGTCACGCGAGACCGACCGGATCCGCGACCATGTCGTCACCGAAATACGCGCCGCCGCAGAGCATCTGCGACTATCCATCGATACCGAGCTGGCCGCGCTGGACGACCCGGCCACCCGTGAGAAGCTCACCGCCGAGCTGGAACGTCGCAAGCAGGAAGCCCAGAACGCGCTCCAGCAGACCGCGCTGTGGCAGCAGCGGCTCAACGACGGTATCGCCGACCTGACCGCAGATATCGACCACGACCTGCGAAACCGATTCCGCCACATCACCGCTCACACCGAGAAGGTGATCGACGGCTGTGACCCGACCCTGCACTGGGCCGAGGTCGGTGCCGAGTTGGAGGATGCCGTGGCCACGGCCGTCGGTGACAACTTCGTCTGGGCCTACCAGCGCGCCGACGCCCTGGCCGCCGAGGTGGCCAGGCTCTTCATGGAGGCCGGCCTGGACGCCGTCGAACTACCCCAGGTCAGTGCCCGCGATATGGGCGCCGGGTTCGGTGAGTTCAAATCGCTTGCCCGGCTGGAGGCCAAACCGATCAAGGCGGGCCACAAGGTGGTCACCGGTATGCGCGGCTCCTACGGCGGCATCCTCATGTTCGGCATGCTGACCTCGTTCGCCGGGCTCGGCATGTTCAACCCGTTGTCACTGGGGGCGGGATTCCTGTTGGGGCGCAAGGCCTACAAGGAGGACATGGAAAACCGGATGCTGCGGGTGCGCAACGAAGCCAAGACCAATGTGCGCCGCTTCGTCGACGACGTCTCCTTCGTGGTGAACAAGGAGTCCCGGGACCGTTTGCGCGCCATCCAGCGTCAGCTGCGCGATCACTACCGCAGCATCGCCGACCAGACCAGTCGGTCACTCAACGAGTCGCTGCAGGCCGCGCTGTCCTCGGCCAAACTCGAGGAGGCCGAGCGCGACACCAGGATCAAGGAACTGCGCCGTCAGCTCGACATCCTGCGTCAGGTGATCGAGAACACCGACAAGCTGGTGGGCGGGTAG